A window from Tachyglossus aculeatus isolate mTacAcu1 chromosome 20, mTacAcu1.pri, whole genome shotgun sequence encodes these proteins:
- the USPL1 gene encoding SUMO-specific isopeptidase USPL1 isoform X1, with amino-acid sequence MDSPKTGNGLPVIGQGTGIGKSALHVVGSLGKAYDSAKIISECCPACKEKGQLKTLRTYQINFQESIVLCENPQCIYPLGYKPLNKILISSDLGSFQSQKNRWKRKLSETCLPTPHSKKAKGHPSIDGDQTSASDPPPNHNGYRPPTRPARVPAAPPENQGSPVSPAGSPGPREAEEAGPATRTPPKPSLATASPPATLPPKAEASPAQPELPRPNKSASSAEPVRLQWKNVFALCWLDCILSALVHSERVREAVTGRGPEHSPLFRELFARYGQANALVSSCQWTGPEEARLPNVSSELLSKAEVHLDEVRKNILARLQPHLGCQLGKMESPVFAFPWILKMEPHIEKLFLASFSWNFDCLQCGNKYQQRCVKSLATFTNVIPEWHPLNAVHIGPCNRCQDRSQRRKMVLEEVSSVFMLHFVEGLPSNDLQLYSFHFEGSFYQITGVIQYQVLKKHFVTWTLNSDGTWLKCDDLNGPYCERRSEFGVPASEAHIVIWESGAHRAADPPPVPPAPGGAPAGNVGAGNRGGSASGPESDSAAAGIPPLLPSEDAPGPPADSPQGAAREPENDWLSGLEGLADSDVITLNLVEIQVDSEGNPLAGDSGGPAGISRGPGAIPPPPTHQGELTGENPPLGVRTPPRVADVCPSSGGFNPPVAAPPDGDVLSLSPPPARIPAPEGREIQSASPPAGPERDVGAGPAPAGPRTAPREPLSKKRIDLTACSRATALKPPDGPAQSQPPKEPKKAFVGSWVKSLLTRTPSFMPSCASARPKERSGRRNSLQKVTDLHLPVKGASNFGGFVAKGVRRDPQETVKKAPPPPGADPPARVASASLPTGPRQARRDLRPVASRTPPRPGGNANRPSPGARGDPAAAAAESKTHKLRLKLLKKLQAKKNRLASLDRLAEAQQTGGKPPGETPGPVPRRGGGGDESLQDLLEELQLQIDIADHQSAGPAASDPSPGSALEHEEFLAQLLSPGPGTATFPEPPRAGEGDCGYLEMGGGQTPAPTPGVPARGTPNPSGDHSYYSPVKGSQPGGPTGSPAGSCHGRTVNLDSPLKADILEDFFTASTLSSLASDPDDLPHFDDYLFENC; translated from the exons ATGGATTCCCCGAAGACTGGAAATGGTTTGCCAGTGATTGGACAAGGGACTGGGATAGGGAAATCTGCCCTCCACGTGGTGGGGTCTTTGGGAAAA GCTTATGATTCAGCTAAAATTATATCGGAGTGTTGCCCAGCCTGCAAAGAGAAGGGGCAACTAAAAACCCTAAGAACGTATCAGATTAATTTTCAAGAATCTATCGTTTTGTGTGAAAATCCCCAG TGCATCTATCCTTTAGGCTATAAACCGTTAAATAAGATTCTGATTTCTTCGGACCTGGGAAGCTTCCAGTCTCAAAAGAACCGGTGGAAAAGGAAGCTCTCGGAAACCTGCCTTCCGACCCCCCATTCGAAAAAGGCCAAGGGCCACCCCTCAATCGACGGAGACCAGACGTCGGCCAGCGATCCGCCGCCGAATCACAATGGCTATCGCCCACCCACGAGGCCCGCCCGCGTCCCCGCCGCCCCGCCGGAGAACCAGGGAAGCCCGGTTAGCCCGGCCGGGTCCCCGGGACCGCGGGAAGCCGAAGAAGCCGGTCCGGCCACCCGGACGCCTCCGAAGCCCTCGCTCGCGACCGCCAGCCCGCCCGCCACCCTCCCTCCGAAAGCCGAGGCGTCGCCAGCCCAACCGGAGCTCCCACGGCCCAACAAAAGCGCGTCGTCCGCGGAGCCCGTGCGCCTTCAGTGGAAGAACGTATTTGCTCTCTGCTGGCTAGACTGCATCCTGTCGGCCCTGGTGCATTCGGAGAGGGTCCGAGAGGCAGTGACGGGACGGGGCCCGGAGCACAGCCCACTGTTCCGGGAGCTGTTCGCACGGTACGGGCAAGCGAACGCGCTCGTGTCCTCCTGCCAGTGGACCGGGCCGGAAG AGGCAAGGTTGCCAAACGTGTCTTCAGAGCTTCTTTCAAAGGCGGAGGTTCACCTGGATGAAGTCAGAAAGAACATTTTGGCCCGCCTTCAACCCCACCTTGGGTGTCAGCTGG GTAAGATGGAAAGTCCGGTGTTTGCATTTCCTTGGATCTTAAAGATGGAGCCTCATATTGAAAAGCTATTTCTGGCGTCGTTTTCTTGGAACTTTGACTGTTTGCAGTGTGGGAACAAATACCAGCAGAG GTGCGTGAAGAGCCTGGCCACCTTTACAAATGTCATTCCTGAGTGGCACCCACTTAATGCCGTCCACATCGGGCCGTGTAACCGCTGCCAGGATAGATCTCAAAGAAGAAAAATGGTGTTGGAAGA GGTCTCATCGGTGTTCATGCTGCATTTTGTAGAAGGCCTGCCCTCCAACGACTTGCAGCTCTACTCGTTTCATTTCGAAGGCTCTTTCTACCAGATAACCGGCGTAATTCAGTACCAAGTGCTCAAAAAGCACTTCGTAACGTGGACCTTGAATTCCGACG gaacTTGGCTCAAGTGCGACGACTTAAATGGCCCGTATTGCGAACGGCGCTCCGAGTTTGGCGTTCCCGCCTCCGAGGCGCACATCGTCATCTGGGAAAGCGGAGCCCACCGTGCGGCGGACCCACCCCCGGTCCCGCCGGCCCCCGGAGGGGCCCCAGCGGGGAACGTCGGTGCCGGGAATCGCGGCGGCTCTGCCTCGGGCCCGGAAAGCGACTCGGCGGCGGCCGGGATCCCGCCTCTCCTTCCCAGCGAGGACGCCCCCGGGCCCCCAGCCGACAGCCCCCAGGGCGCGGCCCGGGAGCCGGAGAACGACTGGTTGTCCGGCCTGGAGGGCTTGGCGGATAGTGACGTTATAACCCTGAACCTCGTGGAGATCCAAGTGGATTCGGAAGGCAATCCGTTGGCTGGCGATTCCGGGGGCCCCGCCGGGATCTCCCGGGGCCCAGGGGCCATTCCGCCCCCACCTACCCACCAGGGAGAACTCACAGGCGAAAACCCACCTCTGGGCGTCCGCACGCCGCCTCGGGTGGCTGATGTATGCCCGTCGTCGGGAGGATTCAACCCCCCAGTCGCCGCCCCTCCCGATGGTGACGTCCTCTCACTCAGCCCTCCGCCGGCACGGATCCCGGCTCCGGAGGGCCGGGAGATCCAGTCTGCGTCCCCCCCAGCCGGCCCGGAGCGGGACGTGGGAGCCGGTCCGGCCCCCGCCGGGCCCAGGACCGCCCCGAGAGAGCCCCTCTCGAAGAAGAGAATCGACCTTACAGCGTGCTCCCGAGCCACAGCCTTGAAGCCCCCCGACGGCCCCGCGCAGTCCCAGCCCCCCAAGGAGCCGAAGAAGGCGTTCGTCGGAAGTTGGGTCAAAAGCCTGCTCACCAGGACGCCTTCTTTCATGCCTTCCTGCGCCTCGGCCCGGCCCAAGGAGAGAAGCGGCAGGAGGAACTCTTTGCAGAAGGTGACGGACTTACACCTTCCAGTTAAAGGGGCGAGTAATTTCGGTGGCTTTGTGGCCAAAGGCGTACGGCGCGATCCCCAAGAGACGGTCAAGAAAGCCCCCCCGCCTCCCGGGGCCGATCCTCCGGCCCGGGTTGCCTCCGCCTCCCTGCCCACGGGCCCGCGACAAGCCAGAAGAGACCTTCGGCCCGTTGCCAGCCGGACTCCCCCTAGACCCGGCGGAAACGCAAATCGGCCGTCCCCCGGGGCCCGCGGagaccccgccgccgccgccgccgagagCAAGACGCACAAGCTCCGCCTGAAGCTTCTGAAGAAGCTGCAGGCGAAGAAGAACCGACTGGCCTCGCTGGATCGGCTGGCGGAGGCTCAGCAGACAGGCGGGAAGCCCCCGGGCGAGACGCCCGGCCCCGTGCCccggcggggcggcggcggcgacgaatCGCTCCAAGACCTGTTAGAAGAACTGCAGCTCCAGATCGACATCGCCGACCACCAGTCCGCGGGCCCCGCGGCTTCCGACCCCTCGCCGGGCAGTGCCCTCGAGCACGAAGAATTCCTCGCCCAGCTGCTGTCGCCCGGCCCGGGGACCGCCACCTTCCCGGAGCCCCCGAGAGCCGGCGAGGGCGACTGCGGGTATCTGGAGATGGGGGGCGGGCAGACCCCCGCACCGACCCCCGGCGTCCCGGCCCGGGGCACCCCGAATCCGAGCGGGGACCACAGCTACTACAGTCCCGTAAAGGGAAGCCAACCGGGCGGTCCCACGGGCTCGCCAGCCGGCAGTTGTCACGGGAGGACCGTCAACTTGGACAGCCCCTTGAAAGCCGACATCCTTGAAGATTTCTTTACCGCGTCGACGTTAAGCTCCTTAGCCAGCGACCCGGACGACTTACCTCACTTCGACGACTATCTCTTTGAAAACTGTTGA
- the USPL1 gene encoding SUMO-specific isopeptidase USPL1 isoform X2, with amino-acid sequence MESPVFAFPWILKMEPHIEKLFLASFSWNFDCLQCGNKYQQRCVKSLATFTNVIPEWHPLNAVHIGPCNRCQDRSQRRKMVLEEVSSVFMLHFVEGLPSNDLQLYSFHFEGSFYQITGVIQYQVLKKHFVTWTLNSDGTWLKCDDLNGPYCERRSEFGVPASEAHIVIWESGAHRAADPPPVPPAPGGAPAGNVGAGNRGGSASGPESDSAAAGIPPLLPSEDAPGPPADSPQGAAREPENDWLSGLEGLADSDVITLNLVEIQVDSEGNPLAGDSGGPAGISRGPGAIPPPPTHQGELTGENPPLGVRTPPRVADVCPSSGGFNPPVAAPPDGDVLSLSPPPARIPAPEGREIQSASPPAGPERDVGAGPAPAGPRTAPREPLSKKRIDLTACSRATALKPPDGPAQSQPPKEPKKAFVGSWVKSLLTRTPSFMPSCASARPKERSGRRNSLQKVTDLHLPVKGASNFGGFVAKGVRRDPQETVKKAPPPPGADPPARVASASLPTGPRQARRDLRPVASRTPPRPGGNANRPSPGARGDPAAAAAESKTHKLRLKLLKKLQAKKNRLASLDRLAEAQQTGGKPPGETPGPVPRRGGGGDESLQDLLEELQLQIDIADHQSAGPAASDPSPGSALEHEEFLAQLLSPGPGTATFPEPPRAGEGDCGYLEMGGGQTPAPTPGVPARGTPNPSGDHSYYSPVKGSQPGGPTGSPAGSCHGRTVNLDSPLKADILEDFFTASTLSSLASDPDDLPHFDDYLFENC; translated from the exons ATGGAAAGTCCGGTGTTTGCATTTCCTTGGATCTTAAAGATGGAGCCTCATATTGAAAAGCTATTTCTGGCGTCGTTTTCTTGGAACTTTGACTGTTTGCAGTGTGGGAACAAATACCAGCAGAG GTGCGTGAAGAGCCTGGCCACCTTTACAAATGTCATTCCTGAGTGGCACCCACTTAATGCCGTCCACATCGGGCCGTGTAACCGCTGCCAGGATAGATCTCAAAGAAGAAAAATGGTGTTGGAAGA GGTCTCATCGGTGTTCATGCTGCATTTTGTAGAAGGCCTGCCCTCCAACGACTTGCAGCTCTACTCGTTTCATTTCGAAGGCTCTTTCTACCAGATAACCGGCGTAATTCAGTACCAAGTGCTCAAAAAGCACTTCGTAACGTGGACCTTGAATTCCGACG gaacTTGGCTCAAGTGCGACGACTTAAATGGCCCGTATTGCGAACGGCGCTCCGAGTTTGGCGTTCCCGCCTCCGAGGCGCACATCGTCATCTGGGAAAGCGGAGCCCACCGTGCGGCGGACCCACCCCCGGTCCCGCCGGCCCCCGGAGGGGCCCCAGCGGGGAACGTCGGTGCCGGGAATCGCGGCGGCTCTGCCTCGGGCCCGGAAAGCGACTCGGCGGCGGCCGGGATCCCGCCTCTCCTTCCCAGCGAGGACGCCCCCGGGCCCCCAGCCGACAGCCCCCAGGGCGCGGCCCGGGAGCCGGAGAACGACTGGTTGTCCGGCCTGGAGGGCTTGGCGGATAGTGACGTTATAACCCTGAACCTCGTGGAGATCCAAGTGGATTCGGAAGGCAATCCGTTGGCTGGCGATTCCGGGGGCCCCGCCGGGATCTCCCGGGGCCCAGGGGCCATTCCGCCCCCACCTACCCACCAGGGAGAACTCACAGGCGAAAACCCACCTCTGGGCGTCCGCACGCCGCCTCGGGTGGCTGATGTATGCCCGTCGTCGGGAGGATTCAACCCCCCAGTCGCCGCCCCTCCCGATGGTGACGTCCTCTCACTCAGCCCTCCGCCGGCACGGATCCCGGCTCCGGAGGGCCGGGAGATCCAGTCTGCGTCCCCCCCAGCCGGCCCGGAGCGGGACGTGGGAGCCGGTCCGGCCCCCGCCGGGCCCAGGACCGCCCCGAGAGAGCCCCTCTCGAAGAAGAGAATCGACCTTACAGCGTGCTCCCGAGCCACAGCCTTGAAGCCCCCCGACGGCCCCGCGCAGTCCCAGCCCCCCAAGGAGCCGAAGAAGGCGTTCGTCGGAAGTTGGGTCAAAAGCCTGCTCACCAGGACGCCTTCTTTCATGCCTTCCTGCGCCTCGGCCCGGCCCAAGGAGAGAAGCGGCAGGAGGAACTCTTTGCAGAAGGTGACGGACTTACACCTTCCAGTTAAAGGGGCGAGTAATTTCGGTGGCTTTGTGGCCAAAGGCGTACGGCGCGATCCCCAAGAGACGGTCAAGAAAGCCCCCCCGCCTCCCGGGGCCGATCCTCCGGCCCGGGTTGCCTCCGCCTCCCTGCCCACGGGCCCGCGACAAGCCAGAAGAGACCTTCGGCCCGTTGCCAGCCGGACTCCCCCTAGACCCGGCGGAAACGCAAATCGGCCGTCCCCCGGGGCCCGCGGagaccccgccgccgccgccgccgagagCAAGACGCACAAGCTCCGCCTGAAGCTTCTGAAGAAGCTGCAGGCGAAGAAGAACCGACTGGCCTCGCTGGATCGGCTGGCGGAGGCTCAGCAGACAGGCGGGAAGCCCCCGGGCGAGACGCCCGGCCCCGTGCCccggcggggcggcggcggcgacgaatCGCTCCAAGACCTGTTAGAAGAACTGCAGCTCCAGATCGACATCGCCGACCACCAGTCCGCGGGCCCCGCGGCTTCCGACCCCTCGCCGGGCAGTGCCCTCGAGCACGAAGAATTCCTCGCCCAGCTGCTGTCGCCCGGCCCGGGGACCGCCACCTTCCCGGAGCCCCCGAGAGCCGGCGAGGGCGACTGCGGGTATCTGGAGATGGGGGGCGGGCAGACCCCCGCACCGACCCCCGGCGTCCCGGCCCGGGGCACCCCGAATCCGAGCGGGGACCACAGCTACTACAGTCCCGTAAAGGGAAGCCAACCGGGCGGTCCCACGGGCTCGCCAGCCGGCAGTTGTCACGGGAGGACCGTCAACTTGGACAGCCCCTTGAAAGCCGACATCCTTGAAGATTTCTTTACCGCGTCGACGTTAAGCTCCTTAGCCAGCGACCCGGACGACTTACCTCACTTCGACGACTATCTCTTTGAAAACTGTTGA